The DNA window GGAAAGATTGGGAATAAAGTCATTTTGCTTCTTTGTGGTGGTGATAAAAACTCCCAAGAAAGGGATATAGCTAAAGCAAAAGAGGATTTGAAAGATTATCAATCAAGAGAGTTAGATCATGGCAAGAAGTAAAAAATATCAAGAATTTCTGCTCCAGCACTTAAAAGATCACGATGAAGCTGTTGCATACCTAAATGCTGCACTAGCAAAAAGTCTTAAAGGTGATGAGGAATCCCAACATCTTTTCTTAATGGCTTTACGGAACGTCGTAGAAGCTCAAGGCGGCGTTGGCGCATTGGCTAAAAAAGCTCATGTAGGTCGTGAAAGCCTCTACAAAACCCTTTCAGAAGCCGGTAATCCTAAATGGCACACGCTTGTCTCATTATGTGTAGCAATGGGATTGAACTTGAGATTAAGTTAGACTATAATGATTGACATCGACCTTTTTCAATCTCCATTAAAAATAAAATTTCTCATGACGATACCTTAAGAGAATAATTAGCGCGAGTTATCGAATAAGAATAGTTTGAAGCATGATTTAAAGCAGCCTTAGGTTGTTTTCTTATCCGATAACTCGCATTAATGAGATTATCAATGCCTATGGCCATCAATCTAACCGCCTAATCTCATTAGGTGCTAATGGCAACGGATATCGTCGAGGGGAACTAAAATAAGAATTATATGAACCCACCAGCCATCATTGCTAGATACGTCTAGAAAACGTGAATGGAATATGAAGTTCCTCATGCATCAGATGCTGCCTTTCTATTTTTATGCACATCATTCGCTTTAAGAAGTATCTATTTTCTAATAATCCTTTGACCTACACACTCTGCCAAGAAAAGAGTAATGCCTGTGAGGCCTGGTCGTTTTGGCCGGCGTGTAGCCATTGGTTTGTGGGGAGTTGTGGGCTGCTATTTCTACGCCGGCCTCGCTGTAGAGGTCAGCTGCCTTTTATTTAGCTCGAGGAATGAGAAGCACGACGGCGCAAAGGAAGTTCTGCGAGGCTATAGGAACTTGAAAACCTGGCCCTTGATGAAAGGCTTTGTTTTTTCCTTGGGAAGTAGGATTAAAAATGACGAGAGCTAACGCTTATCCATTTATACTCAATAGCTGTTTTTTTAGTTTGAGGTAAAGCCTCCTGATAGACATAAGATAAAATTCTCTAATAAGACTATAGCCTTTGATCGATTTAAAGCTTATTCATTTTATTTTTCACATAGCATTCATCATGCTTGAATGTTGAGATATTATTTTTTATAGCATTTATTTTAAGCCTTCCTTAATATGATTGTTAATGAACATAGAGAAAAAATTTACAAGTCCTTGCTTATAAAAAGGTAGCGAAATGAAAATTTAGATAAAGAGAGGTTAAACAAATGAACCCTTTACCTCCCAATCCCTCTGTATTATTTCCTGTATTTAAGACTCTTTCTTGGTT is part of the Neochlamydia sp. AcF84 genome and encodes:
- a CDS encoding type II toxin-antitoxin system RelE/ParE family toxin, with protein sequence MIAKPYQRGFASFKIHYGPGIRIYYGKIGNKVILLLCGGDKNSQERDIAKAKEDLKDYQSRELDHGKK
- a CDS encoding transcriptional regulator translates to MARSKKYQEFLLQHLKDHDEAVAYLNAALAKSLKGDEESQHLFLMALRNVVEAQGGVGALAKKAHVGRESLYKTLSEAGNPKWHTLVSLCVAMGLNLRLS